The nucleotide sequence TAAGTCTTCGCGGCGGGTCTCACCAAACCTAATCCGGAACCACTCCCCAAATGCTTGAAGTCTCTTGCTTCAAGATTATCATCGTGCCCTGCAAAGCCTGTTCCTCCTTTTGCCAAGTTCACCAAGTTCCTTTCTTTGCATCCCTTGCTGCAAACAAGGCAAACCTTATCTACAGCCATGAACTTATCAGCACATTTCTTACAAAAGACATGCCCGCATGAACTAAGGGCCACGAGCAACAGCGTGTTGGTCAAAGTAACCTTACAGCTCGGACAGATAAGTGTCTTATCCAGATATGAAGTCTTCTTCTCGTTACTGTCTTCTGTGTAATACACAGAGAATAGGGACTTCAGCTTTAGTTTCTCATTTCCTTCTGGACAGACCGTGCTCATAGAGGGAGCATCTACTTTAACAGGAGCTGCAGGTGTAGCAGAAGGCAGCCAAAAGGCTTTCATTGTCCGAAGAGCCTCCTCTTCATAAGAAGTGACCTTCACACTGTTTGCCCCGTGGAAACCAGTCTTATCTTGGCTCTGGTTTCTATCATTGTATTGTGGAATTGCACCGTGGTTTTGCTGATCAAAAGCCTCAAGCTCTCTAGCTTTCTGCTGCATTAACCGATCATCTTCCTCGTTCTTTTCTTGCTTCTGCTGAGCAGTATGTGCAGCTAGCTTTCTGGCAAGTGGAAGAAACACCTTAAGCACAAACCACATAAATGATAGAATTTGTAGATATTTAGGGGTGGTGAAAGGCCCATTGCATACCCGTTTATTTGGGTACCATTACCAACAAGGTGTATTTCACCATCACCAGTACCAACACCACCATTACTACCTTGTTAGTGGTGGTACAAAATAAATGGGTATCCGATTGCCACCCCTATTGATTACACCTTGGTGAAATTTTACTCCAGAGTTACTGCAAGGAAATACAACCAAAAGGCATCAAGCTCGGCCAAGCTCACATCTTCCAAAGGATGCCTCGTGGAAACCAAAATACAATCAAGAACAGCCAACTACAAAGATCACAACCAGCAGAACAATGAGCTTGCTATAACCAAGCTTACATGCTCAAAATTAGTTTCAGTCCCATAATTGTCTCCTTATAAATATAACTGGGTTGATAGTCCACTGAAGTCCCCCAAGGAATCCTAGAACCACTAGACTCCAGGGAATTCCCACTAAATCTATGAACCAGATTCCCCAGTTAAAAGCAACGtcattcaacaacaacaacaacaaagccttttcccactaagtggggtcggctatatgaatcctagaacgccattgcgctcggttttgtgtcatgtcctccgttagatccaagtactctaagtcttttcttagagtctcttccaaagttttcctaggtcttcctctaccccttcggccctgaacctctgtcccgtagtcacatcttcgaaccggagcgtcagtcggccttctttgcacatgtccaaatcaccggagccgattttctctcatctttcctacaatttcggctactcctactttacctcggatatcctcattcccaatcttatcctttctcgtgtgcccacacatcccacgaagcatcctcatctccgctacacccattttgtgtacgtgttgatgcttcaccgcccaacattctgtgccatacaacatcgctggccttattgccgtcctataaaattttcccttgagcttcagtggcctacgacggtcacacaacacgccgaatgcactcttacacttcatccatccaactcgtattctatggttgagatctccatctaattatccgttctcttgcaagatagatcctaggtagcgaaaacggtcgctttttgtgatcttcgctagattgctccgatcattagtgtggataagtatataaatggatagagataggaaagcaaacacaagatgtacgtggttcacccagattggctacgtccacggaatagaagagttctcattaattgtgaagggtttacacaagtacataggttcaagctctcctttagtgagtacaagtgaatgatttagtacaaatgacattaggaaatattatgggagaatgatctcgtaatcacgaaacttctaagtatcggagtgtggtgtcgtcttgacttgccttatctgtctcataggtagatgtggcatcttctctggaagtactcttcctccatccaggggtggtatctttaactggtggagatgcacaaggtaatgtatcaatttcacttgaagcttacttgtagtttcaggtttggtcaagcgcgatacaaaccatgtagtaggagtcccccaagtcgccgagctagggggtctgctgaaagaggtgacagacaaggtaagcaatcagagctccgactgattgttcaccttctccccatcttgcagcagcatgaaggataaagagaagaaaaatgagaagagatgatatgagatacttttgcttttgaagaagtaactttccacaggcttattcttgaactgagctggagggttttctggtttcctccagagtataaggccgactgaagaatttgagggtcaaaacaagtccatcaaatctagagtacattccaccctgctgatatgggatacttttgcttttgacagagtaatggatgtatcggcacgtgtgctgttacgcttgtctccacatgcttccttgtatccttcgcacttgccctatctgttcctcaagcagatgcggaatcttccctggaaacataagattatgaagatgagtactcgagagcaatgccaggtaagtaatcaggtaaggggttccaggcagtcagttcctggctggaagcttgattccaagtgctgactcattgctctctttctccttatcttgcaggtaaaaacaaggccaaaggaaaagacagggaaaaagcatgatatgggatactcttgcttttaaccctgatgatatgagatattcttgctctagtatagcttgtttgcagaggtattatcgggggaaagaaagctgaatatttcgaaaagcttcgttgggagtgccctctcagatatgatgaagggttgagcatttttgcaggtctgcctgtccgttggggatggaggtcgacatatataggagtctccctaacaacaagtagtaatgctattcctttaccctgcttggtcatagcacggtagtgggagctgccagtttcacatgttttaacgctgtcagagcactttgacaaagtggtctgtggtatctggctctcgagattcggagaacgatgcctcttcgatttttgagaaagcaatcatgctgggggtctagctctctagattcggagagcagtgtctcttcgatttttgaggaagtaatcatgttgggagtctggctctcgagattcggagggcggtgcctcttcgattttggagcaagcaatcttgttgggagtgttgtctcgaatgtgagtaaaagttgggcatgtttgctagtctaccttgccacgaagcacaaaggttgacacacagggactttccaattatccagcaatggtactgttcctttaccctctcttcgattttgagaaagtagtcatgttgggagtctggctttcaagattcggaggacggtgcctcttcgattttggagcaagcaatcttgttgggagtgttttctcgaatgtgagtaaaggttgggcatgtttgctagtctaccttaccacgaagcacagaggttgacacacagggactttccaattacccagcagtggtactgttcctttacccttgtgggtaataatatggtagctagaccttcaaaatttatgtgtctaaactttggtagtgctgtttctttgctattcttttacctttcttggtcagagcgatgtagtgggagctgcaagcttcacgtgctcaactttggcagagaactttggcaaagttatatgtggtacccatgagctattgttgcgtgtgggaagtggatgattgaacagtaagattgatgtgctttctacttcaccagaagtcttcgacagaatgcccataatttctgcaaagctgagtgtgcgtgtgacaggtgctgacaaggctagaaaagtaggtgcctcttcgatttctgagatcggccctcgtggtctctgagcagcccaacttttgagaaagcgagcgcctcttcgattgattcggagaacgatgcctcatcgatttttgagaaagcaatcatgctgggggtctggctctcgaagattcggggagcaatgtctcttcgatttttgagaaagtaatcatgttgggagtctggctctcgagattcggaggacggtgcctcttcgattttggagcaagcaatcttgttgggagtgttttctcgaatgtgagtaaaggttgggcatgtttgctagtctaccttgccacgaagcacaaaggttgacacacagggactttccaattatccagcaatggtactgttcctttaccctctcttcgatttttaagaaagtagtcatgttgggagtctggctctcgagattcggaggacggtgcctcttcgattttggagcaagcaatcttattgggagtgttttctcgaatgtgagtaaaggttgggcatgtttgctagtctaccttgccacgaagcacagaggttgacacacagggactttccaattatccagtagtggtactgttcctttacccttgtgggtaataatatggtagctagaccttcaaaatttatgggtctaaactttgttaatgctgtttctttgctattcttttacccttcttggtcagagcgatgtagtgggagctgcaagcttcacgtgctcaactttggcagagaactttggcaaagttatctgtggtacccatgagctattgttgcgtgtgggaagtgggtgattgaacagtaagattcatgtgttttctacttccccagaagtcttcgacagaatgcccataatttccgcaaagctgagtgtgcgtgtgacaggtgctgacaaggctggaaaagtaggtgcctcttcgatttctgagatcggccctcgtggtctctggggagcccagcttttgagaaagcgagcgcctcttcgatttctgagatcggccttcgtggtctttgagcagcccaacttttgagaaagcaaacgcctcttcgatttctgagatcaaccctcgtgatctctaagcagcccagcttttgagaaagcaaacgcctcttcgatttctgagcaggcgcctcttcgatttctgaagctccgtcgagtgcagatttttataggggctggcattaagttccaaagcacacttgaatctccaccagtagaagcttcattcttgcacttctaagatcttgatttgtccgacctcttctctcttcaacacctttgaaaatgtctggcccctccgaccggcgttttgacttgaaccttgttgaagaggcagccccgccttctccagacaacatatggcgcccatccttcgtctcccgtactggtcctcttaccgttggggattccgtgatgaagaatgatatgaccgctgcggtggtggccaggaactttctcactcccaaagataacagactactttccaaacggtctgatgagttagctgttaaggattcgctggctctcagtgttcagtgtgcaggttctgtgtctaatatggcccaacgcctatttgctcgaacccgcctatttgctcgaacccgccaagttgaatcattggcggctgaagtgatgagtctcaaacaggagattagagggctcaagcatgagaataaacagttgcaccggctcgcacatgactatgctacaaacatgaagaggaagcttgaccaaatgaaggaaactgatggtcaggttttacttgatcatcagagatttgttggtttgttccaaaggcatttattgccttcgtcttctggggctgtaccgcgtaatgaagctccaaatgatcaacctctgatgcctcctccttctagggttctgtccagtactgaggctccaaatgatccccctccggtgccttctctttctggggctctacctactgctgagacttctcctaagcaacctttgtgaaggctccctcttgtgtgtttattttgactcatgtatatgtacatatttgtagcttatcggggatatcaataaataagctttccttcatttcaacgtcaTTCAGTAATGAGAATATAAAACTATACTACTAACCGAGCATATAAAGAAGAGCTATTTAAGGATTATGTTAGTCAACAGGGGATCTCAAAGAACTAAAACTATAGATCCTTCATTTTCACTATTTCAATTAACATAGAATGTATTTCTCCGAACCTCTTTGATCCCGTAGAAGAAAACCACATTGAAGTAGTAATAAATAGTAACAGGAACATCAAGTGCTGATGTGACAACAAAACAGAGTCAGGCATATTTGGACAAACCTTCTTCACCTAAAAATACCTAGTAGAGAGACATAACACACAAAAGGGCAGAATGTAATTCAAATGAGATACCCCTATGGCAACCTCCAAAATCGGTCATATAACTTATGTCTTATAAAGCTAGCTGGTTTATGAAGTTGTTTATGAAGGGATTCAATACCAAAGACACAACAATTGTAGATGGCATTGAATTATGACCACCAAGCAAAATCCCACTTTCGAATCTGCGATTCAATGCAGTCTGGGGCCACACAGCTTGAAGCTCTCGAGTACACGGTGACATTCATACTTCTGCCCAAAAGCTCTTACTGACTCCCAAATCTCACTCTCCCACATACAAATTCGTTTTATCACAGGACTCCCACTAAAACACAAAACTTAAGAAACCCAATACAGCCAAATTCACAGAAATAAAGGACACCAAATTGGACGATAACCATCGAAATTATGCAAAAAGGAGAGTTcgagaaaggaagaaaagcgGCATACACACCTGTGGATGTCCTTCTTCTGAGAAAGCAAGCACTCGAGAATGCATTCCTTGCAAAAGACGTGGCCTTTCTGGCAGCACATGGGGTCGATGAAGGGCTTGAGGCAGAGGCAGCAGGCGTCGAAGGGCTTGATGGAGTCCCTGCCGAGCCGCTCCCTCTGGGTTCCATAGCCGAGCTTCTTCTTCTCGTCGTAGGTGAAGAAAGCGAGGTCGTTGTTGTTCTTCGAGTGCCTCTGTGGCATCTTTTCGAATTGGATTAAAATCTACTCTTCTGATCGTGGATTTTAATTTTTCGGATTTTCGATTTGGGAATTTTGGGGATGGAGACCTAGCCCTAAATAAAGTCTCATAGCCTTGAAATCCGATTTGGATTTCGGAATTTCATTGGCAACGCCATTTTAACGACATGTCGTGCACGTTAGCACAAATTGCCATTTTACATGAAAATCACATTTTCTACTCTCAAGTttcgttcaattttaaattcatttaacGTCTTTCTAATAGTTTACGATTTATACTAATTTTGAACAACCGTTATAAAAATTTGTTAAGTTAATCATTAAACGATGATTGGTCCTAAATATAACTGTCATGTCATAATTTAACTGTTAACTTAATAAATTTCTAATGATTATACAAAATTGATACAACGTCATAAGTCATTGTATAAAATTGAAGAAACTATAAGACGTATAtagtttaaaattaaataaaaaagaaacaacaGACAAATTAAAGATCActtctattaatttttattctcaaaggctaaaataaaagttatggcAACCCCGAACCATTTTGCCAGAAAGTGTACCCAAAATTCACTTAAAATATTTGCGACCTCCGCACACTCTCTctactgaaaagaaaaaaaactcttTGATTCCCTTTACCATCGTTCTTCTCAAATATTCCGATTATATCCCCATGGCTTCTCCCAGAAAGAGCCCGTTATCGGAACCCGGAGATCGCCAGTCCGCTGCGGCAATCGTAGTCCAACCGTCGTCCCCGCGCTACCCTCCCAGCGGGACTCCCACCTCCGGAGCCCAGCGCCGAATCGGGATCGCCGTCGATCTCAGCGACGAGAGCGCCTTCGCCGTTAAATGGGCCGTCCAGAACTACCTCCGCCCCGGAGACGCCGTCATCCTCCTCCACGTCCGTCCCACCAGCGTCCTCTACGGCGCCGACTGGGGCGCCACCGACGTCTCCATCCCCGAGGACCAGGAGTCCCAGCAGAAGCTCGAGGACGATTTCGACAATTTCACCGTCACCAAGGCCAACGACCTCGCCAAGCCGCTCGAGGAGGCCAAGATGCCGTACAAGATCCACATAGTCAAGGACCATGACATGAAGGAGCGGTTGTGTTTGGAGGTCGAGAGGCTCGGCCTCAGCGCCGTCGTGATGGGCAGCCGGGGATTCGGGGCTTCTAAGCGGACCTCCAAGGCCAGGCTCGGCAGTGTCAGTGACTACTGCGTGCAACACTGCGTTTGCCCTGTCATCGTCGTGAGGTTCTCCGATGACAAGGATGATGAAATCGACGCCGTAAAGCAAGGTAATTTTGACTGCCCCGTCGTGCCTGAGGAGGAGCCGGAGTTTCATGATGCTTTGGATAAAGGTTTGAACTTTGAGCTCTCTCTCTGTCATTCTTCTTTAATTCTCGATTATTACCATGCATTTGTTGTTAATCCTGCTTTTAATCCATCAAATCTCATAATTAGTATTAGAACTGCAATTGTGCATTTGATTCAGAATCTGTGTTTGGAGATGATTAAAGGTTTGTCCTTGGGATTAGCTTGGGATCAATGTCTGATTAGTAGGTAATCCTGCTTCAAGTTCTTGCTTTCCGAATTTTGTTTTACTCAAGTGATCCAATTCTTTAAGCTCTATTTAAGCCAGTGCAAATCCAAAAGTTTGCAAAGTTGTATGTTTCCTTTGTTTTATCTCTTGTGCCAAAAACATTGCATTCAAGAACGAGAGCCGTCACAAAAAGCCTTCTACTTTGCGTTGGGTTATTTAGATGGTTTCCTTTTTTTCATCATTCTCTCTGAAGTAACATATTTGTTTAGCACGTAATACACGTAAGTAGGAGGCAGTTTATTATCTGAGAGCGATAAGTTGAAGTAGCTAAACACCTGGGTGGATGGATGTGAGGCAAGGGCATGATCCACTTGCTTGTCGCCTTTGATTTTTCTTAAATGTAAATTGCAAATAATGGCTTCATCATTAACATTCCCTTTTAGATTTTGAGACATCGAGTTTAACGCTGTTTCAGCATTCATTGTGTAATTTTAGCACCAATTTCACCTTTAAGGGCTTCAATTAGTACACACATTTGACTTCTGGTAAAATATAACAGTTAGGTATTTGGATTCTCAAGTTTTCATTTGATTGTGTTTCTTGTAAGGAATAGTAATAGAAGTCTCTTTATTGGAAAGAGTTATAATGGTAGAAGGAATAGGAGTCTCTAGGATAAGGTTATAATTGATGTTTCATGGCATCAAATAAGCGAGTGTTTTCCCTTTTTGTTGGTATCGTAAATATTAGTATATGTCGGTTGCACGAACAGTATTTTTCACGGCGTTTATACTTTTGAAACAAACTAATGTTTTACAGCCAACATTCCTAATAATCAATACTCGAAAACAAACACATGCATTAATAGGAGGAACCAGTGGTTTTTGTACGAGCGTTCTTGCTAGTGCTTCATGTTTTCTATATGGATCCCTAATTCCCTACTACCATTCTTTAAAAACATTCACGCAAATAAAAATGGCAGATTGTAACTACTAGTTGTGCTGTCATGTTACGTGTAGGCTTGTATGTGTTATCCTTGATAGTGTTTTCATTGTGGATCCTTACTACCATTCCTTCAATTGTTTGTGCTGCTATGTGGGTGATATACATTGGATTATCTGAAACCTGCTTCACTAGAAGTTTCTTCTAGTGGAAACTGAGGATTTAAGAACGCTGAACAAAAAGGGGTTCATGATGGTTTTAGGTTGGTGTTTGATAGTGATTGAGTCTTACCCGGCATGCCATATGCTTTGCATTGTGACAATCCTATTTGCATGATACTTTGATTTGAGTCCTGTTAACCCTAGAATTAGTTATGAATAGTCAATGATAAGTGTTTTGTAAGTGCTGACACTTGTAAGGTTCCTCCCCAAGATGGCTAGGTCTTTTGCACTGTAGGGCCTTTAGGCATCATGATCGAACGTGCAGTCCACACTTGTGTCACTCGGCTCGATGAGTTCCACGTAGTAGGTTGTTTCTTCAGAATACTAATGTCCATGTGGTATTGAATCATCTGGTCAAATGTTTCTTCATGCTCAGTACCAAACATAAGTCTTGTGCAGAAGGATTAAGTCAACTCTGGATTTCAATGATAATCTGGACATCCATCCTTTATTTGTTGGAAATTATTCTCGAGCCAATGGTTTTGAACTATGTATATAAGTTCATCTTCTCAGAGCTTTTTTCGTAAGTTTTATATGGTTTACCTCTCTGTCAACAATTCAGTTGGAAATTGACATCGAATTTATGCCTTGCAGATGCCGATAAGGCGCGCTGAACAACAGATGGAGATGCTGGATGAGCTTTCAGATGATGTTGATCAAATACTCCTGGTTCATGTGTAATCACATTGTATGGAAAAAGTGTGGCGGTACTACTGAGTCTCtgtttttgctttcttttaTTCCGGTATGGCGGGTACTGAATCTACTGATCGTTGTTTTAACCACCTTTTTACTGCATTCGCATGGTTTATGAAGCTCCGGGACGATGAATAATGGATGAgtgtctttcttcttcctttcagtATTCTGCACGTACAAAGCCTGCACTTTCATCTTGTTGCATGagttttgattaaaaataaaataaaataaaaaactaaaagctGGCCACCCACATCTTATTGGTGGGCCTTTTGCGGGCTTCATAAGGTAAAATGCGAATTTAAGCTCATACTTTGGTGATGTAAGCAAAAGACGAGAGACATGTGGTGTTAATTAATTGAAATCTTATAATTTAAGGGATTGAGATTCATTTCGAATTTCTGTGTTTGGAGCTCGTAGAGTGAGAGATGCGGATCATTCAATTTCAATT is from Malus sylvestris chromosome 5, drMalSylv7.2, whole genome shotgun sequence and encodes:
- the LOC126624345 gene encoding universal stress protein PHOS32-like isoform X2, with protein sequence MASPRKSPLSEPGDRQSAAAIVVQPSSPRYPPSGTPTSGAQRRIGIAVDLSDESAFAVKWAVQNYLRPGDAVILLHVRPTSVLYGADWGATDVSIPEDQESQQKLEDDFDNFTVTKANDLAKPLEEAKMPYKIHIVKDHDMKERLCLEVERLGLSAVVMGSRGFGASKRTSKARLGSVSDYCVQHCVCPVIVVRFSDDKDDEIDAVKQGNFDCPVVPEEEPEFHDALDKDADKAR
- the LOC126624345 gene encoding universal stress protein PHOS32-like isoform X1; this encodes MASPRKSPLSEPGDRQSAAAIVVQPSSPRYPPSGTPTSGAQRRIGIAVDLSDESAFAVKWAVQNYLRPGDAVILLHVRPTSVLYGADWGATDVSIPEDQESQQKLEDDFDNFTVTKANDLAKPLEEAKMPYKIHIVKDHDMKERLCLEVERLGLSAVVMGSRGFGASKRTSKARLGSVSDYCVQHCVCPVIVVRFSDDKDDEIDAVKQGNFDCPVVPEEEPEFHDALDKESVFGDD
- the LOC126624340 gene encoding E3 ubiquitin-protein ligase CSU1-like, whose product is MPQRHSKNNNDLAFFTYDEKKKLGYGTQRERLGRDSIKPFDACCLCLKPFIDPMCCQKGHVFCKECILECLLSQKKDIHRKLAAHTAQQKQEKNEEDDRLMQQKARELEAFDQQNHGAIPQYNDRNQSQDKTGFHGANSVKVTSYEEEALRTMKAFWLPSATPAAPVKVDAPSMSTVCPEGNEKLKLKSLFSVYYTEDSNEKKTSYLDKTLICPSCKVTLTNTLLLVALSSCGHVFCKKCADKFMAVDKVCLVCSKGCKERNLVNLAKGGTGFAGHDDNLEARDFKHLGSGSGLGLVRPAAKT